A genomic stretch from Hydrogenimonas urashimensis includes:
- a CDS encoding tetraacyldisaccharide 4'-kinase, which translates to MPAVVTFFENLYYRPKWYHWAAAFLLLPFSILYASIMWIRRRIVRRRRFKLPIIGVGNLLVGGSGKTPMTITLAKRYEKAAVVLRGYGRKSRGLVVVSRWGRIESDVETSGDEAMLLARSLPDATIIVAEDRIEAIEKAHAMGATIVFLDDAFSKVGIEKFEILLYPAKTPNILPLPSGPFREFPSEKKFADLVLVEGRDFERIVTCEGCDEPMLLVTAIANPQRLEPFLPKGRIKGRLIRPDHAWFDTNEIERAMQIAGVKKILTTQKDAVKLETSGFDMALLTLRLRIEPTVFDAIERYVERFDTQRPAAAPT; encoded by the coding sequence ATGCCCGCCGTTGTCACCTTTTTCGAAAATCTCTACTACCGCCCGAAATGGTACCACTGGGCGGCAGCATTTCTGCTTCTTCCTTTTTCGATTCTCTACGCTTCGATCATGTGGATTCGACGCAGGATCGTTCGCCGCAGAAGATTCAAACTCCCGATCATAGGGGTGGGGAATCTGCTCGTCGGCGGCAGCGGCAAGACGCCGATGACGATCACCCTGGCGAAAAGGTACGAGAAAGCGGCCGTCGTACTGCGCGGCTACGGCCGCAAGAGCAGGGGGCTCGTGGTAGTCAGCCGATGGGGACGCATCGAATCGGATGTCGAAACGAGCGGCGACGAAGCGATGCTGCTGGCGCGATCACTGCCCGATGCGACGATCATCGTCGCCGAAGACCGCATCGAGGCGATCGAAAAAGCCCATGCGATGGGGGCAACGATCGTTTTTCTCGACGACGCTTTCAGCAAAGTGGGGATAGAAAAGTTCGAGATACTTCTCTATCCCGCCAAAACTCCCAACATCCTGCCGCTTCCTTCAGGGCCCTTTCGCGAATTTCCGTCGGAGAAAAAGTTTGCAGACCTCGTGCTCGTGGAAGGAAGGGATTTCGAACGCATCGTCACATGCGAGGGATGTGACGAGCCAATGCTTCTGGTCACCGCCATCGCCAATCCCCAGCGGCTGGAACCCTTTTTGCCAAAAGGGCGGATCAAAGGGCGCCTGATACGTCCGGACCATGCCTGGTTCGACACAAACGAAATTGAAAGAGCGATGCAAATTGCCGGCGTAAAAAAGATTCTGACCACACAGAAAGATGCCGTGAAACTTGAAACATCCGGTTTTGACATGGCACTTCTTACGCTTCGGCTGCGCATTGAACCTACCGT